The following proteins are co-located in the Bacteroidales bacterium genome:
- a CDS encoding T9SS type A sorting domain-containing protein yields MKKITFLFVLLMLFIGLQLCYTQAPDWSRVLQFNTFDLQYGRVVTTDASNVYMAGSISGPITFDGTSFTSVGARDMIIVKLSNTGVTTWVKQINAQVNGLITAKAIKVDTNQNLYVSGTFTGTTTIGSSTITSGTLYNEFIAKFDVDGNGVWATAYLAAGTGSSKIALDNNGNSYLISSSSKLFKFDNSGIKQWEQNYTDQTLQAIAVYDSNLYIGGALPYGTTTFGTITLTSGTTLNTGFLVKATLDGVYYDSIVEGGLPLSTKEGNYQAVGYFYHPTAPRAINLIKAVYGMEEDKLFTFVGDLTTYTGSLIFIINGDSTISYDPSSNINGNIVTAIPDSVNYYDPLEHKFYLNYQYSMYGTPRLISEVLTLVETTGASGNGTSIADITFDNAGNLLIAGGSTNFLTLDTVSLINTVPSTYIAKCDTSFNFLWAKQSSKLNPSTLTNFSIYSDNFDNIYEVGYSTLNEPISYGSVTVHNLPGSSFLFKFDSNGNAINGYSINSPSKNGTMISIEGKILSTGSYDISGEIFYGNLFINQYNGENLEWRKISTNTQSGTAIVNYVKHDSSGNTYVKSSVSGYCNYFGTIINSNSNSSVTVIAKHDITGNLLWVNQVVDLKPNSLGSPSFGPGFTLDKDNNVLTVGRFETSLNIGDQTFINQNTFNDGYVAKYNSNGQFAWAVQLNADGWDCTLDGITADSEGNVIVSGEFTSEITISGNTISAGTNYGVFIIKFDANGNYIWAHGFPIGELVYLAMVSADENNNIYLAGEMYNRTTNLLTFGTVSTPQTNEDGGTVLVKFDADGNPQWANTYGGVVGASGADGWPVDIKTDATGNTYLWGWCRNNAVFGTTTLTNPFDHKWSYYLTKINTAGDVVWANAVYEKNYSVNYGDLLDLDKTGNIYVGGHFRDSISIAGTIYIPDGLNDFFVARYSNNGGFQWIKTIPADVRPINAISVFNDNILTLGGSSGKNSTLGNFDIIRKGGSSCIIATLGNLPFLTVSADTLTIEAAASSTTTFDISSNVSWTAESNQSWLTVNSSSGSDDETITLTATANPTTSPRTATVTVSENRVPPQTIIVIQDSAAPVLTVSTNTLAIAAADSSTATFDINSNINWTAESNQSWLIVSNSAGFGDETITLTATANTTISSRTATVTVSGNGVSTQTIVVTQDGAAPVLTVSTDTLTIAATDSSIVTFDITTNISWIAIGNQSWLTVSSSAGSGDETITLTATANPTIISRTASVTVYGTGVTEQIITIVQDAAIPVLTVSTNTLTITATDPITVTFDITSNISWAAESNQNWLTVSSSAGSGNETITLTATTNPITSSRTAIVTVSGTGVTEQIITVVQDGAIPVLMVSTNTLTIAAADSSTATFDISSNISWIELSNQSWLTMSSSAGSGNETITLTATANPTISSRTAIITVYGTGVTEQIITVVQDSAAPVLTVSTNTLTIAATDSTSATFDIASNISWTAESNQNWLTISSSAGSENETITLTATANSITSSRTATITVSGNGVSEQIITVVQDASTSVLMVSTNTLTIAAADSSNVTFDISSNISWIAISDQSWLTVSSSVGSGDETIILTATANSITSQRTATVTVYGTGVTEQIITIVQDAAISILTVSTNTLTIAATDNSTATFDINSNISWTAESNQSWLTVGIGAGFGNETITLTATANPIISSRTAIVTVYGTGVTEQIIIVIQNAAISVLTVSANTLTIAATDSTSATFEISSNISWIAISNQIWLTVSSSAGSGDETITLTATSNPTTDLRTATVTVYGTGVTEQTVTVTQNGIITRINEIINNYNVNLYPNPNNGKFNLDLDNFNSNDIINITIINSLGIVIKKFELTKISANYTQEIDLGNLVKSLYFMTLQTNKTWAVKSFVVQ; encoded by the coding sequence ATGAAAAAAATTACTTTTTTGTTTGTATTGCTAATGTTATTTATTGGTCTTCAATTATGCTATACCCAAGCACCAGATTGGTCACGAGTGCTCCAATTTAATACCTTTGATCTTCAATATGGCAGAGTTGTAACGACTGATGCCAGTAATGTGTACATGGCAGGTAGTATTAGCGGACCAATTACCTTCGACGGCACAAGTTTTACAAGTGTTGGAGCTCGTGATATGATTATTGTTAAACTAAGCAATACCGGTGTAACTACATGGGTAAAACAAATTAATGCTCAGGTAAATGGACTTATAACCGCTAAGGCTATAAAAGTGGATACCAACCAAAATTTATATGTATCCGGCACTTTTACAGGAACAACAACTATTGGCAGTAGCACTATCACTTCCGGAACATTGTATAATGAATTTATAGCTAAGTTCGATGTTGATGGAAATGGTGTGTGGGCTACAGCATACTTGGCTGCAGGTACCGGCAGCAGTAAAATAGCGCTTGATAACAATGGTAATAGCTATTTAATAAGCAGTAGTAGTAAATTATTTAAATTTGACAATTCCGGTATAAAGCAATGGGAACAGAACTATACAGACCAAACTTTGCAGGCAATTGCCGTTTATGATTCCAATCTTTATATAGGTGGTGCACTTCCTTATGGTACAACTACCTTTGGGACAATCACATTAACTTCTGGAACGACATTGAATACAGGCTTTTTAGTTAAGGCAACCTTGGATGGTGTTTACTATGATTCAATTGTTGAGGGAGGTTTACCTTTATCTACCAAGGAGGGTAATTATCAAGCAGTGGGTTACTTTTATCATCCAACAGCACCTAGAGCAATTAACTTAATAAAGGCTGTATATGGAATGGAAGAGGATAAACTTTTTACATTCGTAGGTGATTTGACTACTTATACAGGTTCCTTAATTTTTATAATCAACGGAGATAGTACCATTTCATATGACCCAAGTAGTAATATAAATGGAAATATAGTAACAGCAATTCCAGACAGTGTAAATTATTATGATCCTTTAGAACACAAGTTTTATTTGAACTATCAGTACAGTATGTATGGTACACCAAGATTAATATCCGAAGTATTAACATTAGTAGAAACAACTGGAGCTTCAGGGAATGGCACTTCAATTGCAGATATAACATTTGATAATGCTGGTAATTTGTTGATTGCAGGAGGATCTACCAATTTTTTAACACTTGATACTGTTTCCTTAATAAATACTGTTCCTAGCACTTATATTGCAAAATGTGATACCAGTTTCAACTTCTTATGGGCTAAACAGAGTTCAAAACTTAATCCAAGCACATTAACTAACTTTAGTATTTATAGCGATAACTTCGATAACATCTATGAAGTAGGTTATTCAACACTCAATGAACCCATTTCCTATGGATCTGTAACTGTTCATAATTTACCAGGTTCTTCGTTCCTATTTAAGTTCGATTCAAATGGTAATGCTATTAACGGCTATTCAATTAATTCGCCAAGTAAGAATGGTACAATGATTTCGATTGAAGGTAAAATATTAAGTACAGGTTCATATGATATTAGTGGGGAAATTTTTTATGGTAATTTATTCATAAACCAATATAATGGTGAAAACCTGGAATGGCGAAAAATTTCAACAAATACACAATCAGGTACTGCCATTGTTAATTATGTAAAACATGATTCATCCGGAAATACATATGTTAAATCAAGTGTATCCGGGTATTGTAACTATTTTGGGACTATTATTAATAGTAATAGTAATAGTAGTGTAACTGTTATTGCAAAACACGATATTACCGGAAATTTATTGTGGGTAAATCAAGTAGTTGATTTAAAACCGAATTCACTTGGAAGTCCTAGTTTTGGCCCAGGGTTTACACTTGATAAGGATAATAATGTACTGACAGTAGGTCGTTTTGAAACTTCACTGAATATTGGAGATCAAACTTTTATCAACCAAAATACCTTTAATGATGGTTATGTGGCAAAATACAATTCAAATGGTCAATTTGCATGGGCTGTACAATTGAATGCTGATGGATGGGATTGTACATTAGACGGGATTACTGCCGATAGTGAAGGAAATGTTATAGTATCCGGAGAATTCACGTCTGAAATAACTATTTCAGGCAATACAATCAGTGCTGGCACTAATTATGGTGTATTCATTATAAAATTTGATGCCAACGGTAATTACATATGGGCACATGGCTTTCCAATAGGTGAACTTGTTTACTTAGCAATGGTGAGTGCTGATGAAAACAATAATATTTACCTTGCAGGAGAAATGTATAATCGTACAACTAATTTATTGACATTCGGAACAGTTTCAACACCACAGACAAACGAGGATGGCGGCACGGTTTTGGTAAAATTTGATGCAGACGGCAACCCACAATGGGCTAATACCTATGGTGGTGTTGTAGGCGCTTCAGGAGCCGATGGTTGGCCCGTTGATATAAAAACCGATGCAACCGGTAATACCTACCTTTGGGGTTGGTGCCGGAATAATGCTGTTTTTGGAACTACTACCTTAACCAATCCATTTGATCATAAATGGTCATACTATTTAACAAAAATTAATACCGCAGGCGATGTTGTATGGGCAAATGCTGTTTATGAAAAAAACTATAGCGTTAACTATGGCGATTTATTAGACTTGGATAAAACCGGAAATATTTATGTAGGCGGACATTTTAGGGATTCAATAAGTATTGCAGGCACAATATACATACCGGATGGGTTAAATGACTTTTTTGTTGCCCGATATTCAAACAACGGTGGGTTTCAATGGATAAAGACAATACCTGCTGATGTCCGTCCTATAAATGCCATTAGTGTTTTTAACGATAATATTTTGACTTTAGGAGGTTCTTCCGGAAAAAATTCAACTTTAGGAAATTTTGATATTATAAGGAAAGGCGGTTCATCTTGTATTATTGCTACTTTAGGCAATTTGCCATTTTTAACTGTTTCAGCCGATACCCTCACAATTGAAGCAGCAGCCAGTAGTACCACTACATTTGATATAAGTTCAAATGTTAGTTGGACAGCAGAAAGCAATCAAAGCTGGTTAACCGTGAATAGCAGTTCAGGTTCAGACGATGAAACCATAACACTGACTGCTACTGCAAACCCAACAACCAGCCCAAGAACAGCAACCGTAACCGTTTCGGAAAACAGAGTGCCCCCGCAAACTATAATTGTTATACAAGACAGCGCAGCACCTGTTTTAACAGTTTCAACAAACACCCTCGCAATTGCCGCAGCAGATAGCAGTACAGCTACATTTGATATAAACTCAAATATTAATTGGACAGCAGAAAGCAATCAAAGCTGGTTAATTGTGAGCAACAGTGCAGGCTTTGGCGATGAAACAATAACACTGACCGCGACAGCAAACACAACAATTAGTTCAAGAACAGCAACTGTAACTGTTTCGGGAAACGGAGTAAGCACGCAAACTATAGTCGTTACTCAAGACGGTGCAGCACCTGTTTTAACAGTTTCAACAGACACATTAACAATTGCAGCAACAGACAGCAGTATTGTTACATTTGATATAACCACAAATATCAGCTGGATAGCAATAGGCAATCAAAGTTGGTTAACTGTAAGCAGTAGTGCAGGTTCTGGCGATGAAACTATAACACTGACTGCCACAGCAAACCCAACAATCATTTCAAGAACAGCAAGCGTAACCGTTTATGGAACAGGTGTAACCGAGCAAATCATTACTATAGTACAAGATGCTGCAATACCTGTTTTGACAGTTTCAACAAACACATTGACAATTACAGCAACAGACCCCATAACAGTTACATTTGATATAACTTCAAATATCAGTTGGGCAGCAGAAAGCAATCAAAATTGGTTAACCGTAAGCAGCAGTGCAGGTTCCGGCAATGAAACTATAACACTGACTGCCACAACAAACCCAATAACCAGTTCAAGAACAGCGATTGTAACCGTTTCAGGAACCGGTGTAACAGAGCAAATCATTACCGTAGTACAAGACGGTGCAATACCTGTTTTAATGGTTTCAACAAACACATTAACAATTGCAGCAGCAGACAGTAGTACCGCTACATTTGATATAAGCTCAAATATCAGCTGGATAGAATTAAGCAATCAAAGCTGGTTAACCATGAGCAGTAGTGCAGGTTCTGGCAATGAAACTATAACACTGACTGCCACAGCAAACCCAACAATTAGTTCAAGAACAGCAATTATAACCGTTTATGGAACAGGTGTAACCGAGCAAATCATTACTGTAGTACAAGACAGCGCAGCACCTGTTTTGACGGTTTCTACAAACACATTGACAATTGCAGCAACAGACAGCACAAGTGCTACATTTGATATAGCTTCAAATATCAGTTGGACAGCAGAAAGCAATCAAAACTGGTTAACCATAAGCAGTAGTGCAGGTTCTGAAAATGAAACTATAACACTGACTGCCACAGCAAACTCAATAACCAGTTCAAGAACAGCAACTATAACCGTTTCGGGAAATGGAGTAAGCGAGCAAATCATTACTGTAGTACAAGACGCTTCAACATCTGTTTTGATGGTTTCAACAAACACATTGACAATTGCAGCAGCAGACAGTAGTAATGTTACATTTGATATAAGCTCAAATATCAGTTGGATAGCAATAAGCGATCAAAGCTGGTTAACCGTAAGCAGCAGTGTAGGTTCCGGTGATGAAACTATAATACTGACTGCCACAGCAAACTCAATAACCAGCCAAAGAACAGCGACAGTAACTGTTTATGGAACCGGTGTAACAGAGCAAATCATTACCATAGTACAAGACGCTGCAATATCTATTTTGACAGTTTCAACAAACACATTGACAATTGCAGCAACAGATAATAGTACCGCAACATTTGATATAAACTCAAATATCAGTTGGACAGCAGAAAGCAATCAAAGCTGGTTAACCGTAGGCATTGGTGCAGGCTTTGGCAATGAAACTATAACACTAACTGCTACAGCAAACCCAATAATCAGCTCAAGAACAGCAATTGTAACAGTTTATGGAACAGGTGTAACAGAGCAAATCATTATTGTAATACAAAATGCTGCAATATCTGTTTTGACGGTTTCAGCAAACACATTGACAATAGCAGCAACAGACAGCACAAGCGCTACATTTGAAATAAGCTCAAATATCAGTTGGATAGCAATAAGCAATCAAATCTGGTTAACTGTAAGCAGTAGTGCAGGTTCTGGCGATGAAACTATAACACTGACTGCCACATCAAACCCAACAACCGATTTAAGAACAGCAACCGTAACTGTTTATGGAACAGGTGTAACAGAGCAAACTGTAACTGTAACTCAAAATGGAATAATAACAAGAATAAATGAAATTATCAATAATTACAATGTTAATCTTTATCCAAATCCAAATAATGGTAAGTTTAACCTTGACTTGGACAATTTCAATAGTAATGATATTATTAATATAACAATTATTAATTCGCTTGGTATTGTTATTAAGAAATTTGAATTAACAAAAATTTCAGCCAATTATACTCAAGAAATAGATTTGGGTAATTTGGTAAAAAGCTTATATTTCATGACTTTACAAACGAATAAAACATGGGCGGTTAAATCATTTGTGGTGCAATAA
- a CDS encoding dihydrofolate reductase, translating into MKKKILITYQIPKEGLTKLYDNYEVTYPDKTILSTEDMLEIISEYDAIITVFGKKLDNKVIEKGTKLRIISNYGVGYDNIDINYAKEKGIIVTNTPNPVTEPTAEVAIGLMLSLMRRIGECNNRLRTEKDFKWGIMENLGRTLSGKTLGIIGMGKIGKSTAIKAKVFGMNIIYNNRNRLSSEIEHELGVKFVKFNELLETADVISIHTPLSNETHHMLSEQEFSIMKPSVFIINTARGAVIDEKILIKYLQEGKIAGAGLDVFENEPNIPSELKKMNNVVIIPHIGTGTVETRIEIAQVASKNIIDYFEGKTSEFVVNK; encoded by the coding sequence ATGAAAAAAAAAATACTAATAACATACCAAATACCAAAAGAAGGACTTACAAAACTATATGATAATTACGAAGTTACATATCCTGATAAAACAATTTTATCAACAGAAGATATGCTTGAAATCATTAGCGAATATGATGCTATTATTACTGTATTCGGTAAAAAGTTAGATAATAAAGTAATTGAAAAAGGCACCAAACTAAGAATAATAAGCAATTATGGTGTAGGTTACGATAATATCGACATTAATTATGCAAAGGAAAAAGGAATTATAGTAACCAACACTCCAAATCCTGTAACTGAACCAACCGCAGAAGTAGCAATAGGACTAATGCTTTCTTTAATGAGAAGAATTGGAGAATGTAATAACCGATTACGAACAGAAAAGGATTTTAAGTGGGGCATAATGGAAAATCTCGGAAGAACACTATCAGGAAAAACACTGGGAATAATCGGAATGGGTAAAATTGGGAAATCAACAGCAATTAAGGCAAAAGTTTTTGGAATGAACATAATCTATAATAACAGAAACAGATTATCATCTGAAATAGAACATGAATTAGGTGTAAAATTCGTAAAATTTAATGAACTTTTAGAAACAGCAGATGTGATTTCAATTCACACTCCCTTAAGCAATGAAACACACCACATGTTGAGCGAACAGGAATTCAGCATAATGAAACCATCTGTTTTTATTATAAATACAGCAAGAGGTGCAGTAATTGATGAAAAAATATTAATAAAATACCTTCAAGAAGGTAAAATTGCAGGAGCAGGCTTGGATGTTTTTGAAAATGAACCAAATATTCCGTCTGAACTTAAAAAAATGAATAATGTAGTGATAATTCCTCATATTGGAACAGGTACAGTTGAAACAAGAATAGAAATAGCTCAGGTTGCCTCAAAAAATATTATTGATTATTTTGAAGGAAAAACATCGGAATTTGTTGTTAATAAATAA
- a CDS encoding helix-turn-helix domain-containing protein, whose amino-acid sequence MEIRPIKTEQDYNESIKRIEELWGAKKDSPEGDEFDLLCTLVESYEMKHYPIAPPDPVDAIKFRMEQMGMTKTDLAKYLGSQSRVSEVLNRKRQLTLKMIKSLYKGLKIPAEILLA is encoded by the coding sequence ATGGAAATAAGACCAATAAAAACAGAGCAAGACTACAATGAGTCAATCAAGAGGATTGAAGAGCTATGGGGAGCAAAAAAGGATTCACCAGAAGGAGATGAATTTGATTTGCTATGTACATTAGTTGAATCATACGAAATGAAACACTATCCGATTGCTCCACCTGACCCAGTTGATGCAATTAAATTCAGGATGGAACAAATGGGAATGACAAAGACTGATTTAGCAAAGTATTTAGGTAGTCAGAGTAGAGTAAGTGAAGTACTTAATCGAAAAAGACAATTGACACTTAAAATGATAAAGTCATTATATAAAGGATTAAAGATACCGGCTGAAATTCTATTAGCATGA
- a CDS encoding type II toxin-antitoxin system HigB family toxin → MRIIAFRTLREFWENPEYSDSETSLRSWYHDAKISDWKNSNELKQQYINASIVGKGRVVFNIKGNSYRLVVSIDYEFQVIFIRFIGTHKQYDKIDAKTI, encoded by the coding sequence ATGAGAATAATCGCATTTAGAACACTTAGGGAGTTTTGGGAAAATCCTGAATATTCTGATTCTGAAACTTCATTACGTTCATGGTATCATGATGCAAAAATTTCGGATTGGAAGAACTCAAATGAACTTAAGCAACAATATATAAATGCGAGTATAGTTGGAAAAGGGAGAGTAGTATTTAATATTAAAGGCAACTCTTATCGACTTGTTGTTTCGATAGATTATGAATTTCAAGTGATATTTATTCGATTTATTGGAACACATAAACAATATGATAAAATTGATGCTAAAACGATTTAA